One window of Magallana gigas chromosome 2, xbMagGiga1.1, whole genome shotgun sequence genomic DNA carries:
- the LOC105318052 gene encoding uncharacterized protein, producing MCGEWLSLKFKDGKTYRTLVPATPQIINGQVVFTELSLRGFFDDHLWFSISKRPNYSRFTRVQRMWSLVALLFLSMVTSAMWYNSEPSEEKQITTGTVQRSVTLGPFKLNLKQIYVGLMSSIITVIPSIIIISLFRNRKLKTDSSEDIRRTGGKLPWWTIFIAYFLIVAAIVGGGFFTFLYSLQFGYGKTNDWLLSFVFGTAEGAFMMDPLKVLFVATLFGICCKKSTNVLSECAEENHLKTAYVSDYIKRREIAYYPCPNTAVDQEKINKQRKEVQLDSKLKKISKSWVLTFLYIFLLAIICAHNTVTEAFRQNSYLKSSIKDSFLANTTDDIYLWMQRYMLTQIWPKWYSNLALRTAYEQRFNNDEYSYRISKSTLRQVRSHNCSPLEEMKSSVSKCTSDYSIETEDKTNYCKGWLPFQTENTTCYDEYDPIDNSFIYQSAEVTNTLTYIGEFAMYGGGGYTIDLGPKQSLVEQYIENLKNLSWIDGKTRAVFFETNTFNANTRLFSHLKIVFEISEYGSIYMTTRVKSLNLYPYVTSMDYIILGCQLIFVFIIIMRIVFFAVYIFKKRSACFRTFSSWIIALDLFLSLIAVIFYILRIDTTIKAINDIIESRGSYVSLEHVELYDMVYRTALGLVFFFGILRLLQPLTINYHFFILQKSLAKARYDIFMSMILIIFALVSFGSYLFLSLGRYSENFKDLYSSIISLLRMLLAMISFRLNPNLDSVESRIVTGLFFFSISIIGVNLFIAILFGHFADVHAMQSKLKSKTGNEVLDDEVFNFELNDHLWKQMKRIKHIFSEPKIESQGISFPEDILHKLEILNQHVTLKCKDEYRFMRVIPCLVYLTNAMSWSMYMAMKTAADYSEENGLRYRFFNPNEDHPRLTVHFPEANLSDAPDIQCNNVAHRYFSLSSEIRRLLLFAKTRIYEFKLPNDRPFQMKVNDITKRITIIEVDDELVSDEDYLVCSFDDRQSWFRYAIRPREDKFCCTLPKLPTYCFVIGKLGQIQVNRDTICCFPDIEYHQIRKEGNSIFLHADKRIRLSFPPGSVQNNCDIYVMMDLPKKQICPFVHVLVKEDINDPVEISLPIVYKGLQASKYGHKNTEKLIVVREGEKEWMVLNSVLKLDAAGFTFETIKIQSNVPTTFGLKEAVLPWVENPFDKLDTKILKTINMVSRYNCVALKWSEIAHNLDIEFPSTFGERETDSYEICNNETTNENPNPRQMRFTFRRVIDIPISAQEKCLYIFSAWYRMYPLGIVVSSFRKVLEDCNLHFIADQLGQRL from the exons ATGTGTGGTGAGTGGTTATCTCTGAAATTCAAAGATGGAAAAACTTATCGAACACTTGTTCCAGCTACACCACAAATCATAAACGGACAGGTGGTATTCACGGAACTAAGTTTACGTGGCTTCTTTGACGACCATCTTTGGTTCTCAATATCTAAGCGACCCAACTACAGCCGATTTACTAGAGTCCAGCGGATGTGGAGTTTAGTTGCTTTACTTTTCTTATCAATGGTTACAAGTGCAATGTGGTATAATTCTGAGCCTTCCGAAGAGAAGCAGATAACGACTGGAACAGTTCAACGATCTGTCACGCTTGGTCCATTTAAACTAAACCTGAAACAAATCTATGTCGGATTAATGTCGTCGATTATTACAGTAATCCCGTCTATCATCATTATTTCGTTATTCCGAAATAGAAAGTTAAAAACTGATTCGTCTGAAGATATACGGCGAACTGGGGGCAAACTACCATGGTGGACAATATTCATTGCCTATTTTCTTATTGTTGCAGCCATTGTTGGGGGAGGCTTCTTCACTTTTTTGTATTCTCTTCAATTTGGTTATGGAAAAACAAATGACTGGTTACTGTCATTTGTTTTCGGAACAGCTGAAGGGGCATTCATGATGGATCCATTAAAG GTACTTTTTGTGGCTACATTATTTGGAATATGTTGTAAAAAATCAACGAATGTGCTGTCAGAATGTGCAGAGGAAAATCACTTAAAGACAG ctTACGTCTCTGACTATATAAAGCGAAGAGAAATTGCTTATTATCCATGCCCAAATACAGCTGTTGATcaagaaaaaatcaacaaacagAGAAAAGAAGTACAGCTGGACagcaaactaaaaaaaattagcaaatcATGGGTGCTGacttttctttacatatttctCTTAGCTATTATTTGTGCGCATAATACAGTGACTGAAGCCTTCAGACAAAATTCCTACTTAAAGAGTTCGATCAAAGATTCATTTCTG gCAAATACTACAGACGATATCTACCTTTGGATGCAGCGTTACATGCTAACTCAGATTTGGCCAAAATGGTACAGTAATCTTGCATTACGGACAGCATACGAACAAAGATTTAATAATGACGAATATAGTTACCGGATTTCAAAGTCAACATTACGACAAGTCAGGTCTC ataactgtTCTCCGTTAGAAGAAATGAAAAGTTCGGTATCAAAATGTACTAGTGATTATTCAATCGAAACAGAAGACAAAACTAACTATTGCAAAG GCTGGCTACCGTTTCAAACGGAAAATACAACTTGCTATGACGAATATGACCCAATAGACAATAGTTTTATATACCAGAGTGCAGAAGTAACAAACACTTTGACGTATATAGGGGAATTCGCAATGTACGGTGGTGGAGGATATACAATAGATTTAGGACCAAAACAGTCGTTAGTCGAGCAATACATCGAAAATCTAAAGAACCTTTCCTGGATAGACGGGAAAACCAGAGCAGTGTTCTTTGAAACTAATACTTTCAACGCAAACACGAGGTTATTTAGTCATTTAAAGATAGTGTTTGAAATTTCAGAATACGGATCCATCTATATGACAACAAGAGTTAAATCCTTAAACCTCTATCCTTATGTTACAAGCATGGATTATATTATCTTAGGTTGTCAACTTATCTTTGTGTTTATCATTATTATGCGCATTGTTTTCTTCGCTGTATACATATTCAAAAAGCGAAGCGCATGCTTTCGAACTTTTTCTTCGTGGATAATTGCATTGGATCTTTTTCTGAGCTTGATAGCTGTTATATTTTATATCCTGCGGATTGACACAACAATTAAAGCAATCAACGACATCATTGAGAGTCGGG GTTCCTATGTTTCTCTTGAGCACGTGGAGTTGTACGATATGGTTTACAGGACTGCGTTAGGACTGGTCTTCTTTTTTGGAATTCTCAGACTCCTCCAACCTTTAACAATAAACTACCATTTCTTTATTCTTCAAAAGTCGCTTGCAAAAGCAAGATATGACATTTTTATGTCAATGATTCTAATAATATTTGCTCTTGTTTCGTTTGGGTCTtacctttttctttcattagGCAGATATTCAGAAAACTTTAAAGACTTGTATTCTTCGATCATTTCTCTTCTTCGAATGCTTCTAGCAATGATATCATTTCGATTGAACCCAAACTTGGATTCAGTAGAGAGTAGAATAGTAACTggtttgttctttttttctatcTCAATCATTGGAGTGAACCTTTTTATTGCAATTCTGTTTGGCCACTTTGCGGATGTACATGCTAtgcaatcaaaattaaaatcgaaGACCGGAAATGAGGTCCTTGATGACGAAgtctttaattttgaattgaatGACCACCTTTGGAAACAAATGAAACGCATTAAACACATATTCTCAGAACCTAAAATTG AGTCACAGGGCATATCGTTCCCAGAAGATATACTACACAAG CTCGAAATCCTGAATCAGCACGTAACATTAAAATGCAAAGATGAATATCGATTCATGAGGGTAATACCATGTTTAGTCTACCTCACAAACGCTATGAGTTGGAGTATGTACATGGCAATGAAAACTGCAGCAGACTACAGTGAGGAAAATGGATTAAGATATag ATTTTTTAACCCCAATGAAGATCATCCCCGTCTAACTGTACATTTCCCTGAAGCAAACCTGAGTGACGCACCTGATATTCAATGTAACAATGTAGCTCACAGATATTTCTCGTTGTCATCGGAAATTAGACGGCTACTGCTATTTGCAAAAACAAGAATCTACGAATTTAAACTTCCAAATGATCGGCCATTTCAG ATGAAGGTAAACGACATCACAAAG AGAATCACCATCATTGAAGTGGACGATGAGCTCGTGTCCGATGAGGATTATTTAGTTTGCAGTTTTGATGATAGGCAGTCTTGGTTTAGATATGCAATTCGACCG AGAGAAGACAAGTTTTGCTGCACTCTTCCAAAACTTCCGACATATTGCTTCGTAATTGGCAAACTAGGACAGATACAAGTAAATAGGGACACGATATGCTGTTTTCCAGACATCGAATATCATCAAATTAGGAAAGAAGGAAATTCAATATTTCTCCATGCTGATAAAAGAATACGCCTCTCTTTCCCTCCTGGAAGTGTCCAAAATAACTGCGACATATATGTTATG ATGGATTTACCCAAAAAACAGATATGCCCATTTGTCCATGTTTTGGTTAAGGAGGATATAAATGATCCAGTGGAAATTAGTTTACCTATCGTTTACAAAGGTCTTCAAGCAAGTAAATACG GTCATAAAAACACTGAAAAACTCATTGTTGTTAGGGAGGGGGAAAAGGAGTGGATGGTCCTAAACTCTGTTCTTAAGTTAGATGCAGCAGGGTTTACATTTGAAACCATCAAAATTCAATCCAA TGTACCAACAACCTTTGGATTAAAAGAGGCAGTTCTTCCTTGG gTTGAAAATCCTTTTGACAAATTAG ATACAAAGATACTAAAAACTATCAACATGGTTTCTCGATATAACTGCGTGGCGTTAAAATGGAGCGAAATTGCGCACAACTTGGATATAGAGTTCCCGTCAacttttggagagagagagacggaTAGTTACGAAATATGCAATAATGAAACAACCAACGAAAATCCAAACCCGAGACAAATGAGATTTACATTCAGAAGAGTAATTGACATACCAATCAGTGCTCAAGAGAAATGCCTATATATTTTCTCAGCGTGGTATAGAATGTATCCACTTGGAATAGTTGTATCATCATTTAGGAAAGTTTTAGAAGATTGTAATCTACACTTTATTGCAG ATCAACTCGGTCAAAGGTTGTAG
- the LOC136271413 gene encoding uncharacterized protein has protein sequence MSKICFGSSCNVHSVCHNYCQHDGACVVTVDDDMWESTCDCTIGFYGETCTRNNLLDVWERRVWSDSIFTLPEAMRYSQVALDMLKDHLKHEFQLQASSVSFNNVLELVADGVDKKMKRKDDIFPFVEVYADGLTYIITILQMKGCAIGQVINCTINHIQFESILTKAEANLIRITNLWLETDDGQGIQKTVDKRDILSLTVLKDKGKNLPFEFFTKYGYMKLPYFETFQDTIGSAVVAVNVLTYIQSPYKYVNNTDATTSSTVKVVITDKKGKQLKLRDLDDPVDMAVDMTKIFASSHTWIKPEILDDGSSMVVAYVNETNEAYSVEFKLKSVLECTIYGIFGYTKPSVFNRAISIKTKGIKKILEIEPVDQPVFFNDSILQITVYNTKYSSGGYLDPLVLTLSCQDDVARRRRRDLSEYMGHFYRVQILSVVNLKGTKWDTSAGSKISRAEGNVAVFKSTFFGTFGSDALFSPPTPINFVDIFLNFSEKLQQTPQVLAAEVFLIIFFIAIVIPLRRADQKDRLLWEYLPLVDNEPDDKVQYCLAIFTSIRSSKILSSTVFFTLNGKKATTNARMVKTDSREGKTLIGNCLK, from the exons ATGTCCAAGATTTGTTTTGGTTCATCATGCAACGTTCACTCGGTATGTCACAACTACTGTCAACATGACGGGGCGTGTGTGGTCACAGTAGATGACGATATGTGGGAATCTACGTGCGATTGTACCATTGGATTCTACGGAGAAACTTGTACCAGAa ATAATCTGTTAGACGTTTGGGAAAGAAGAGTTTGGTCTGATTCCATTTTTACTCTGCCAGAAGCCATGAGGTATTCCCAAGTTGCCCTAGACATGTTAAAAGACCACCTGAAGCATGAGTTTCAATTACAAGCATCGTCA GTATCTTTCAATAACGTCTTGGAACTAGTGGCTGATGGAGTcgacaaaaaaatgaaaagaaaagacGACATATTTCCATTTGTCGAGG tttATGCCGATGGGTTGACATATATTATAACTATTCTTCAAATGAAAGGCTGTGCTATAGGACAAGTCATCAACTGCACCATAAATCATATACAG TTTGAAAGTATATTGACGAAAGCAGAGGCCAACTTGATACGAATCACAAATCTCTGGCTAGAAACAGACGATGGACAAGGCATACAGAAAACAGTTGATAAGAGAGACATTCTTTCATTAACTGTGTTAAAGGACAAGGGGAAGAATTTGCCCTTCGAATTCTTTACAAAGTATGGGTATATGAAGCTGCCATACTTCGAGACGTTTCAAGACACGATAGGCAGTGCGGTTGTAGCAGTAAAT GTCCTTACATACATTCAAAGCCCTTATAAATACGTGAATAACACTGATGCCACAACATCTTCCACGGTAAAGGTCGTCATTACCGACAAAAAAGGAAAGCAATTAAAACTTAGGGATTTAGATGATCCAGTGGATATGGCCGTTGATATGACCAAA ATATTTGCTTCCAGCCACACTTGGATAAAACCTGAGATACTAGACGATGGGTCATCCATGGTGGTTGCATATGTGAACGAAACAAATGAGGCATATTCCGttgaattcaaattaaaatctgTTTTAGAATGCACAATTTATGGCATATTTGGGTACACAAAGCCAAGTGTCTTTAACAGGgcaatttcaattaaaacaaaaggcaTTAAGAAAATACTGGAGATCGAACCAGTCGACCAGCCGGTATTTTTCAACGATTCTATTCTCCAGATAACAGTTTACAACACAAAGTACTCATCAGGGGGTTATCTGGATCCCCTTGTGTTAACGTTAAGCTGTCAAG atGATGTTGCAAGACGACGACGAAGAGATCTAT CTGAATACATGGGCCATTTCTATCGAGTACAGATTCTAAGCGTTGTTAACCTGAAAGGCACAAAGTGGGATACTTCTGCTGGCTCAAAG ATCAGTAGAGCTGAAGGAAATGTCGCCGTTTTCAAAAGTACATTCTTTGGAACGTTTGGTTCGGATGCTCTTTTTTCGCCACCCACTCCCATCAACTTTGTTGATATTTTCCTGAACTTTTCTGAAAAACTGCAACAAACACCCCAAGTTTTAGCAGCAGAGGTTTTcttgataatatttttcattgccATTGTCATTCCCTTACGAAGAGCTGACCAGAAGGATCGTCTGCTA TGGGAGTATTTGCCGTTAGTGGACAATGAACCCGACGATAAAGTTCAATATTGTTTAGCTATTTTTACATCAATAAGATCTTCGAAAATTTTGAGTTCTACGGTTTTTTTTACACTGAATGGTAAAAAGGCAACTACAAATGCAAGAATGGTTAAAACAGATTCCCGAGAG GGAAAAACCCTGATTGGAAATTGTCTAAAATAG